Proteins from a single region of Sneathiella aquimaris:
- the hflX gene encoding GTPase HflX: MDYETERTSPRSGDRSLVLHPFLRKGEKNQIRDPEGCLAEAVSLTAAINLDVIHSEVVSLAAPKPGTLFGEGKLEEYADFVKHNDIDVVIIDRSVSPVQQRNLERRLHAKVIDRTGLILEIFGDRAQTKEGVLQVELAHLSYQRTRLVRSWTHLERQRGGAGFLGGPGESQLEIDRRLIDERIVKIKKQLETVVRTRELHRSKRKKVPYPIVALVGYTNAGKSTLFNRLTQSDVFAKDLLFATLDPTLRKIDLPGGQTVILSDTVGFISDLPTELVAAFRATLEEVLEADLVVHVRDITHPDTEAQKKDVFDVLKRLGVNTDDKKHYLEVLNKVDLLDEDAMTLLQNEVDRKDDKILMSAVSGMGVDVFNAAIERKLTHNQKLLSVRVPSDDGASLSWIYRHGTVVERMEEEEATVLNVKFSPENLGRLEKMNVEIL; the protein is encoded by the coding sequence ATGGATTACGAAACAGAGCGCACTTCGCCGCGCTCAGGAGATCGGTCGCTGGTTCTGCATCCCTTTTTGCGAAAAGGGGAAAAGAATCAAATCAGGGACCCTGAAGGATGCTTGGCTGAAGCAGTTTCACTGACAGCCGCCATCAATCTGGACGTAATCCATTCAGAAGTCGTTTCGTTGGCGGCTCCTAAACCGGGAACTCTTTTCGGTGAAGGCAAGCTTGAAGAATATGCCGATTTTGTAAAGCATAACGACATCGATGTTGTTATCATAGATCGGTCTGTTTCCCCAGTTCAGCAAAGAAATCTGGAACGTCGGTTACATGCAAAAGTGATCGACCGCACCGGCCTTATTCTGGAAATTTTTGGCGATCGCGCGCAGACCAAAGAAGGTGTCTTGCAGGTTGAACTTGCGCATCTATCGTATCAGCGTACGCGTTTGGTGCGGTCGTGGACCCATTTGGAGAGACAGCGCGGTGGTGCTGGTTTTCTTGGCGGGCCGGGCGAGTCCCAGTTGGAAATTGACAGACGCCTGATTGACGAGCGGATCGTAAAAATCAAAAAACAACTGGAAACGGTTGTCAGAACCCGCGAACTACACCGTTCAAAACGGAAAAAGGTACCTTATCCGATTGTCGCCCTTGTGGGATATACAAATGCGGGTAAGTCGACTTTGTTTAACAGATTGACGCAATCTGATGTTTTTGCCAAAGATCTGTTGTTCGCGACATTGGATCCGACATTACGCAAAATTGATCTACCGGGCGGACAAACCGTTATTCTGTCTGATACGGTCGGGTTTATTTCTGACTTGCCCACTGAGCTCGTAGCGGCATTTCGCGCGACTTTGGAAGAGGTTTTGGAAGCCGATCTGGTGGTTCATGTCCGCGATATCACGCATCCGGATACAGAAGCCCAGAAAAAAGACGTTTTCGACGTCCTGAAACGGTTGGGCGTTAATACAGACGACAAGAAGCATTATCTGGAAGTCCTGAATAAAGTGGATCTTCTGGACGAAGACGCGATGACCCTTCTTCAAAATGAAGTTGACCGCAAGGACGATAAAATACTGATGTCGGCTGTGTCTGGTATGGGGGTTGACGTCTTTAATGCGGCCATTGAACGAAAGCTCACGCATAATCAAAAATTGTTGAGTGTACGGGTTCCAAGTGACGATGGCGCCTCGCTTTCCTGGATCTATCGACACGGAACAGTGGTTGAACGGATGGAAGAGGAAGAAGCAACCGTATTAAATGTAAAGTTTTCACCAGAAAATCTGGGAAGACTGGAAAAAATGAATGTGGAAATCCTTTAG
- the hfq gene encoding RNA chaperone Hfq gives MASEKSLNVQDVFLNLCRKNNVAVTIFLVNGVKLQGTISAFDNFCVTLRRDKHEQLVYKHAISTVMPASPVQLYDPSAQ, from the coding sequence ATGGCCTCTGAAAAATCGCTAAACGTACAGGACGTGTTCCTTAATTTGTGTCGCAAAAATAACGTTGCTGTCACCATTTTCTTAGTCAACGGTGTAAAGCTGCAAGGTACCATTAGTGCGTTTGACAATTTTTGTGTAACGTTGCGCCGTGACAAGCACGAACAGCTTGTTTACAAACATGCAATTTCTACTGTCATGCCTGCATCACCGGTGCAGTTATATGATCCATCTGCTCAATAA
- the dat gene encoding D-amino-acid transaminase: MSRIAYVNGQYVPHKDASVHIEDRGYQFADGVYEVIPIIAGKMIDADGHLDRLWRSMNELRIEEPMKRRPMELVMREVLRKNGVETGLIYMQVTRGVAPRDHPFPADAFPSLVMTAKKTSLEKSARKAEEGVAVVTVPDIRWQRCDIKSVSLLPNILAKQEAVEKGAYEAFQVDEDGMVTEGSSTNAWIVDQDGTLITRPTNNSILAGITRAALLDLLEKNKIKFELRSFSKEELLNAREVFLTSSSSYVQPVIKVDDVVIGNGNPGSIATNLRTVFKEYMEN; the protein is encoded by the coding sequence ATGTCACGAATTGCTTATGTAAATGGTCAATATGTTCCTCACAAAGATGCTTCCGTTCATATTGAGGACAGAGGGTATCAATTTGCCGATGGTGTTTATGAAGTGATTCCGATTATTGCTGGTAAAATGATTGATGCCGACGGTCATTTGGACCGTTTATGGCGGAGCATGAATGAACTTCGGATCGAAGAGCCGATGAAACGCCGGCCGATGGAACTTGTTATGCGGGAAGTTTTGCGCAAAAACGGTGTCGAAACCGGGTTGATTTATATGCAGGTTACGCGGGGTGTCGCGCCGCGGGATCATCCGTTCCCGGCAGATGCCTTCCCATCGCTGGTTATGACCGCAAAGAAAACATCGTTGGAAAAATCGGCGCGCAAGGCGGAAGAAGGCGTGGCCGTTGTTACGGTCCCGGATATTCGTTGGCAACGTTGTGATATTAAGTCGGTGTCACTGCTGCCCAATATTCTGGCCAAGCAGGAAGCGGTCGAGAAGGGGGCGTATGAAGCATTTCAGGTTGACGAGGACGGTATGGTGACAGAAGGCAGCTCAACCAATGCCTGGATTGTTGATCAGGATGGTACCTTGATCACGCGGCCGACCAACAATTCGATATTGGCCGGCATTACGCGGGCGGCTTTGTTGGATCTTCTTGAGAAGAACAAAATCAAGTTTGAGCTGCGGTCATTCTCCAAAGAAGAATTACTGAACGCACGGGAGGTCTTTCTTACCAGCAGTTCGTCGTATGTTCAGCCTGTTATAAAAGTGGATGATGTGGTGATCGGCAATGGGAATCCAGGGAGTATCGCTACAAATCTACGCACAGTTTTTAAAGAATATATGGAAAATTAG
- a CDS encoding TrkH family potassium uptake protein: MLLAPVLTILGWFLSMLAVLMLVPSVYAASDQDMTVAAAFFVTAIGTCFLGGGLILANRMETPRLNSRETYLTAFLIWTVVPAFAAIPLYLGEAVANPLDAYFEALSGFTTNGASVVDNLDDQPRGILLWRSLIQWVGGFALIILVSTLSSAFNMPGNTPLNRAIARSTRRRLSRRIRFGVLSILQIYALLTAICIVFLWLSGMDPFYALCYGFGTLSTGGFTVTDHGLELFGNRFTELTLIVFMIIGAISFSLHWAFFNGERRIYFQNPEYRYLIYLLLVSTAGMGILLSFETDMPMLLTVRYAVFNTVSALTTTGYTLAPISESGEFFWPVGVVFLMFFLMSIGGSTGSTTGGIKLMRAIMLFKQGVAEVKRLSYPTAVITLQYGKNKITQENVLSAWGFFTLYCFSIAFISLALALTGLDFQAASALAVGNLANAGAAITPLVAGADGTGVEFTSYSDLPSASKVLLCIAMLVGRLEFFTILALFSPSLWRR, encoded by the coding sequence ATGTTACTTGCTCCCGTCTTGACAATTTTGGGTTGGTTCCTGTCAATGCTAGCAGTGTTGATGCTGGTTCCCAGTGTCTACGCGGCATCGGATCAGGATATGACTGTCGCGGCCGCTTTTTTTGTCACGGCGATTGGAACCTGTTTTTTGGGGGGCGGCCTGATTTTGGCCAATCGGATGGAAACGCCCAGACTGAACAGCCGGGAAACATATCTCACGGCGTTTTTGATCTGGACCGTTGTGCCCGCCTTTGCCGCGATCCCCTTATATCTCGGCGAAGCGGTTGCCAATCCGTTGGATGCATATTTTGAAGCACTTTCCGGATTTACAACCAATGGCGCTTCGGTAGTTGATAATCTGGATGATCAGCCGCGCGGAATTTTACTATGGCGTTCGTTGATACAATGGGTCGGGGGATTTGCCTTGATTATTCTTGTCTCAACATTGTCATCTGCCTTTAACATGCCGGGGAATACACCGCTCAACCGGGCCATTGCCAGAAGTACCCGCCGGCGTCTCTCAAGGCGAATACGGTTTGGTGTGCTTTCCATTTTGCAGATTTATGCGTTATTGACCGCAATCTGTATTGTTTTTCTGTGGCTGTCAGGGATGGACCCGTTCTACGCCCTATGTTACGGATTTGGAACCTTGTCGACAGGTGGCTTTACGGTCACGGATCATGGGTTGGAGCTGTTTGGTAATCGCTTTACTGAACTTACGCTGATTGTTTTCATGATTATCGGGGCCATTAGTTTCAGTTTGCATTGGGCATTTTTCAACGGCGAGCGGCGCATATATTTTCAAAATCCTGAATATCGATATCTGATCTATTTATTGTTGGTCAGTACCGCCGGGATGGGCATCTTACTGTCATTTGAGACAGATATGCCGATGCTTTTGACTGTTCGCTATGCCGTATTCAATACGGTTTCTGCCCTTACGACGACTGGCTATACATTAGCGCCGATCTCTGAATCTGGTGAATTTTTCTGGCCTGTTGGTGTTGTTTTCCTGATGTTTTTCCTGATGAGCATCGGGGGATCAACTGGGTCGACCACTGGCGGTATAAAGCTGATGCGGGCCATTATGCTGTTTAAGCAGGGGGTGGCCGAAGTCAAACGTCTGAGCTATCCCACGGCAGTGATTACGTTGCAATACGGGAAAAACAAAATCACTCAGGAAAATGTTTTGTCGGCCTGGGGCTTTTTTACACTATATTGCTTTTCAATCGCCTTTATTTCTTTGGCTCTTGCTTTAACAGGCCTTGATTTTCAGGCAGCTTCTGCGCTCGCCGTTGGAAATTTGGCGAATGCCGGCGCTGCAATCACGCCGCTTGTTGCAGGTGCTGATGGAACCGGCGTCGAGTTTACGTCCTACAGTGACTTGCCCTCGGCCTCTAAGGTCCTATTATGCATCGCTATGCTGGTCGGTAGACTGGAATTTTTCACTATCCTTGCTCTTTTTAGTCCGTCACTGTGGCGGCGTTAA
- the trkA gene encoding Trk system potassium transporter TrkA, giving the protein MQVIVCGAGQVGSNIARQLAREGNDVTLVDQNVELVRKIGDELDVRAMVGHASHPDILENAGARDADMLIAVTHSDEVNMVACQVAHSLFDVPKKVARIRAQQYLAPIWSDLYSRDHLPIDVIISPEVEVAEAIARRLKVPGAFDTVSFADGLVQVIGVRLDESCPIVNTPLRQLTELFPDLNIVVVGIYREGRMTVPTSDDQMFPGDEVYFAADVTHVARAMPLFGHEEQEARNVVIVGGGNIGLHLAQSIQRDMKNVSLKLIESNKKRAEFIQDQLENTIVLNGDALDPDILTEANVRKAETIVALTNDDEVNILSSLLAKGQGSETSITLINNPVFTRLMTSLGVDVVVDPRATTVSEILRHVRRGRIRGLHSFQDGAAEVVEGEALETSKLVGKELRNIKLPKGTIIGAIMRENSVIIPRGKTVIKPNDRVVIFALSNAVRKVEEMFSVSLEFF; this is encoded by the coding sequence ATGCAGGTTATTGTATGCGGTGCCGGGCAGGTGGGTTCAAATATCGCCCGTCAGCTCGCGCGTGAAGGGAACGATGTTACCCTTGTTGATCAAAATGTTGAATTGGTCCGTAAAATTGGGGATGAATTGGATGTAAGGGCCATGGTTGGACATGCCTCTCACCCAGATATTTTGGAAAATGCAGGGGCGCGGGACGCGGATATGCTGATCGCGGTGACCCATAGTGACGAGGTCAATATGGTCGCCTGTCAGGTCGCGCATTCTCTTTTCGATGTTCCAAAAAAAGTGGCGCGTATTCGTGCGCAACAATATCTGGCTCCTATTTGGTCTGATTTATACAGTCGGGACCACTTACCGATCGATGTTATCATCTCTCCTGAAGTTGAAGTGGCTGAGGCAATTGCCCGCCGCCTGAAAGTCCCCGGCGCATTCGATACGGTTTCCTTTGCCGATGGTTTGGTACAGGTTATTGGCGTTCGCCTGGACGAAAGTTGTCCGATCGTTAATACGCCGCTGCGGCAATTGACCGAACTGTTTCCGGATCTGAATATCGTCGTTGTCGGTATTTATCGAGAAGGCCGGATGACAGTACCGACCTCTGATGATCAGATGTTCCCGGGTGACGAAGTGTATTTCGCGGCCGATGTGACACATGTTGCGCGTGCTATGCCGCTGTTCGGACACGAAGAACAGGAAGCGCGGAATGTTGTTATTGTCGGGGGTGGTAATATCGGGTTGCATCTCGCGCAATCCATCCAGCGGGATATGAAAAATGTGTCTCTTAAACTGATCGAGTCCAATAAAAAGCGGGCCGAATTTATTCAGGATCAGTTGGAAAATACAATTGTTTTGAACGGCGACGCGTTGGACCCGGATATTCTGACAGAAGCAAATGTACGTAAAGCCGAAACGATTGTCGCGCTGACCAATGATGATGAAGTAAATATTCTGTCGTCTCTGCTGGCCAAAGGGCAGGGCAGTGAAACTTCTATCACTTTGATCAATAATCCTGTTTTTACCCGTTTGATGACGTCGCTGGGCGTGGATGTTGTTGTTGATCCGCGAGCTACTACTGTTTCTGAAATACTGCGCCATGTTCGCCGGGGCCGTATTCGGGGCCTGCATTCATTTCAGGATGGCGCTGCGGAAGTGGTGGAAGGGGAGGCTCTTGAAACCTCGAAGCTTGTTGGTAAGGAACTTCGAAATATAAAATTGCCAAAAGGAACCATTATCGGGGCCATTATGAGGGAGAATTCGGTCATTATTCCCCGCGGGAAGACCGTTATCAAACCAAATGACCGTGTGGTGATCTTCGCATTGAGCAATGCCGTTCGCAAAGTAGAAGAAATGTTCTCTGTCAGCCTGGAATTCTTCTGA